In Salinigranum marinum, one DNA window encodes the following:
- a CDS encoding DUF1328 domain-containing protein: MSPTAVGLVPLQFSGGFLGWAIAFFVVAVIAGIAGFRGIAGLTMGIARILVVVFLVLAVVSLFL, translated from the coding sequence ATGAGTCCCACCGCAGTCGGACTGGTCCCGCTCCAGTTCTCCGGCGGCTTCCTCGGCTGGGCGATCGCCTTCTTCGTCGTCGCAGTCATCGCCGGAATCGCCGGGTTCCGGGGGATCGCGGGCCTCACGATGGGGATCGCGAGGATCCTCGTCGTGGTGTTCCTCGTCCTGGCAGTCGTCTCGCTGTTCCTGTAA
- a CDS encoding site-specific integrase → MTDPTERIDLLRRRVRRSPHISDADKEALIAMSEEMEFLDTRYSDRRHIKLLQHCTLLAGDSPNKYDPDDLPDVDLVDCFEDEDAVKTIGRWIKRNYDNEETKRDYRVAVRMFGEHAGPGDGIPEPIKLLPAGTPRNYNPMPDPSKMLWWDEHILPMVEAARNLRDKAAITVSWDAGPRPEGFLNLRVGDVSDHKHGLKISVDDKQGERSMLLIPSVPYLRRWLSVHPGRDNPNAPLWCKLNSPEKISYKMGLKMIQQPARRAGITHTNVNYRRMRKSSASYLASQNVNQAHLEDHHGWTRGSDTAARYIAVFAEANDREIAKAHGVEVQEEEHEVIAPLTCPRCQRETPREEDLCVWCGQAMEHQAVERVEEEQRETRAQLLALAQDNPDFLDDIERLEKFMQFTDSNPEVMREARGFVEATGN, encoded by the coding sequence ATGACCGATCCCACTGAACGGATTGATTTGCTCCGTCGTCGGGTTCGACGCTCCCCCCACATCAGCGACGCCGACAAGGAGGCGCTCATCGCGATGTCCGAGGAGATGGAGTTCCTCGACACCCGGTACTCCGACAGGCGTCACATCAAACTCCTCCAACACTGTACGCTCCTGGCGGGCGACTCCCCGAACAAGTACGACCCCGACGACCTCCCCGACGTCGATCTCGTCGACTGTTTCGAGGACGAGGACGCGGTGAAGACTATCGGCCGGTGGATCAAACGGAACTACGACAACGAGGAAACCAAGCGGGACTACCGCGTGGCTGTCCGAATGTTCGGTGAACACGCGGGGCCAGGCGACGGTATCCCCGAACCGATTAAGCTCCTCCCTGCGGGTACCCCCCGGAACTACAATCCGATGCCCGACCCGTCGAAGATGCTCTGGTGGGACGAGCACATCCTTCCGATGGTCGAGGCGGCTCGAAACCTCCGCGACAAAGCCGCGATCACCGTCTCCTGGGACGCGGGCCCCCGCCCCGAGGGGTTCCTCAATCTCCGAGTCGGCGACGTCTCCGACCACAAACACGGACTCAAGATCTCCGTCGATGACAAGCAAGGCGAACGGTCGATGTTGCTCATTCCCAGTGTGCCGTACCTCAGGCGCTGGCTCTCCGTCCACCCTGGTCGGGACAATCCGAATGCCCCCCTCTGGTGCAAGCTCAACAGCCCCGAGAAGATTAGCTACAAGATGGGGCTCAAAATGATCCAGCAGCCCGCACGTCGTGCCGGCATCACCCACACCAACGTCAACTACCGACGGATGCGGAAGAGCAGCGCGTCCTACCTCGCCAGCCAGAACGTCAATCAGGCGCACCTCGAAGACCATCACGGATGGACCCGCGGCTCCGACACGGCAGCCCGGTACATCGCCGTTTTCGCTGAGGCCAACGACCGCGAGATCGCCAAAGCGCACGGGGTCGAGGTCCAAGAGGAAGAGCACGAAGTGATCGCGCCGCTCACCTGCCCCCGATGCCAGCGCGAGACTCCCCGCGAAGAGGACCTGTGCGTGTGGTGCGGTCAGGCGATGGAGCACCAGGCCGTCGAGCGAGTCGAGGAGGAGCAGCGAGAAACCCGAGCCCAGCTCCTCGCGCTGGCGCAAGACAACCCCGACTTCCTCGACGACATCGAGCGCCTCGAAAAGTTCATGCAGTTCACCGACTCGAACCCCGAGGTGATGCGGGAGGCGCGCGGATTCGTCGAAGCCACGGGTAACTGA
- a CDS encoding NAD(P)-dependent oxidoreductase has protein sequence MPTVGVIGLGRMGSRMGEHLLEQGFDLLGYDVRAEAVDRLRDAGGEGATSVTAVAEAADVVVTSLPTPEIVEDVFCGDDGLFAADCRGRTVIDTSTSTPDTTRALADVGADEGIRVVDAPVSGGTSGARTGTLTLMVGAAEADLDAVAVDVLNALGEEVYYLGDVGAGHTTKLVNNVLTVGNRALAMEAMTLGAALGVDPAMLFEIVSNASGSSNQFEKRVPRVLNRNFEPTFTVDLSRKDVRLALQTADGIDYPMGLTSLIHEYYTEASAKGYGDEDACAVVKVFEENTDTLVESDTPVDETFEGY, from the coding sequence ATGCCAACTGTCGGGGTGATCGGACTGGGTCGGATGGGGAGTCGCATGGGCGAACACCTGCTGGAACAGGGGTTCGACTTGCTCGGCTACGACGTGCGAGCCGAAGCCGTCGATCGACTCCGGGACGCCGGCGGCGAGGGGGCGACGTCCGTCACCGCGGTCGCCGAGGCCGCCGACGTCGTGGTGACGAGTCTTCCGACGCCTGAAATCGTCGAGGACGTGTTCTGTGGCGACGACGGACTGTTCGCCGCCGACTGCCGTGGCCGGACCGTCATCGACACGAGCACGAGCACGCCCGATACGACCCGGGCGCTCGCCGATGTCGGGGCCGACGAGGGGATCCGGGTGGTCGACGCGCCCGTCAGCGGCGGCACGTCGGGTGCTCGGACCGGCACGCTGACGCTGATGGTTGGGGCCGCCGAGGCCGACCTCGACGCGGTCGCCGTCGACGTCCTGAACGCCCTCGGGGAGGAGGTGTACTACCTCGGCGACGTCGGCGCTGGTCACACGACCAAGCTGGTGAACAACGTCCTGACCGTCGGGAACCGCGCGCTCGCGATGGAGGCGATGACGCTCGGGGCGGCGCTGGGTGTCGATCCAGCGATGCTCTTCGAGATCGTCTCGAACGCCAGCGGCTCCTCGAACCAGTTCGAAAAGCGCGTCCCGCGGGTGCTCAACCGGAACTTCGAGCCGACGTTCACCGTCGACCTCTCCAGGAAGGACGTCCGACTCGCGTTGCAGACGGCCGACGGGATCGACTACCCGATGGGCCTCACCAGTCTGATCCACGAGTACTACACCGAAGCGAGCGCGAAAGGCTACGGCGACGAGGACGCCTGCGCGGTCGTGAAAGTGTTCGAGGAGAATACGGATACGCTCGTCGAGTCCGACACCCCGGTGGACGAGACGTTCGAGGGCTACTGA
- a CDS encoding MBL fold metallo-hydrolase, whose protein sequence is MATAKETPDVIGKQRNLRIPWNIEPQLREEQVATEVADGVYQLCSTMTNMYLIEDDDGLTLVDAGVPAQMELLEAGLERIGAELTDIKAVILTHVDPDHIGLAEPLRKAGIPVWLPEEGYETAKAGLGRPPLAPFFFMWRPAYARFIRALMQAGMTDAEPIAEARTFTDGQVLDVPGQPEVIATPGHRKEHCSFWLPERRILFAGDALITMDIMSGKAVAPEPVRGGNLFNYDKDQQMESARKLGALGNLTLLPGHVQPWEGDLGALYPSAD, encoded by the coding sequence ATGGCAACAGCAAAAGAAACCCCCGACGTAATCGGCAAGCAACGCAACCTGCGGATCCCGTGGAACATCGAACCCCAGCTCAGGGAAGAGCAAGTGGCCACGGAGGTGGCCGATGGGGTCTACCAGCTTTGTTCAACCATGACCAACATGTACCTCATCGAGGACGATGACGGGCTGACATTGGTCGATGCGGGCGTCCCTGCACAGATGGAACTGCTGGAGGCCGGACTCGAACGAATCGGGGCCGAGTTAACCGATATCAAGGCGGTCATCCTCACGCACGTCGATCCGGATCATATCGGACTCGCTGAACCGCTTCGAAAGGCCGGAATCCCCGTGTGGCTCCCCGAAGAAGGGTACGAGACAGCTAAGGCTGGCTTAGGCAGGCCACCGCTTGCACCCTTCTTCTTTATGTGGCGGCCCGCGTACGCGAGATTTATTCGCGCGTTGATGCAGGCTGGCATGACCGACGCGGAACCCATCGCTGAGGCACGCACCTTTACCGACGGGCAGGTTCTGGATGTCCCCGGCCAGCCCGAAGTGATCGCGACACCTGGCCACCGGAAGGAGCACTGTTCGTTCTGGTTACCAGAGCGACGTATCCTCTTCGCTGGCGACGCCCTGATCACGATGGATATCATGAGTGGCAAAGCCGTGGCGCCAGAGCCCGTGCGAGGCGGGAACCTGTTCAATTACGATAAAGACCAGCAGATGGAGTCCGCACGAAAATTGGGTGCGCTCGGCAACCTCACTCTGCTCCCGGGACACGTCCAGCCCTGGGAGGGGGATCTCGGGGCGCTGTATCCATCGGCAGACTAA
- a CDS encoding carboxymuconolactone decarboxylase family protein: MTRVPLVERADLPPEKRPLLDTLDDESPPETRGHGLSGGTLNVYRSLANDVGLLEAFRRYGTAVWEGIELTPQEREIVILATAAAAGSEYEWHQHVRVALDAGVPTAQIRAVSGDRDALPPERAALAAYTERFVEGSVDDASVDRLRRFFHATTLVGVGQLAGLYLGLARQLDALDVDTEGPFVGWELERL; encoded by the coding sequence GTGACGCGCGTACCACTGGTCGAGCGGGCCGATCTGCCGCCGGAGAAACGTCCGTTGCTCGACACCCTGGACGACGAGTCGCCGCCCGAGACCCGCGGCCACGGCCTGTCGGGCGGCACCCTGAACGTCTACCGATCGCTCGCAAACGACGTCGGTCTGCTCGAGGCTTTCCGGCGCTACGGGACCGCCGTCTGGGAGGGGATCGAACTCACTCCCCAGGAACGAGAGATCGTGATCCTCGCCACCGCCGCCGCCGCGGGCTCGGAGTACGAGTGGCACCAGCACGTCCGGGTCGCGCTCGACGCGGGCGTCCCCACGGCGCAGATCCGGGCCGTGTCGGGTGACCGCGACGCGCTCCCGCCGGAGCGTGCGGCCCTCGCTGCCTACACCGAGCGGTTCGTCGAGGGGTCGGTCGACGACGCATCCGTCGACCGTCTGCGCCGCTTTTTCCACGCCACCACGCTCGTCGGCGTCGGCCAACTCGCGGGGCTCTACCTCGGACTCGCCCGTCAACTGGACGCGCTCGACGTCGACACCGAAGGCCCGTTCGTCGGCTGGGAACTGGAGCGCCTCTGA
- a CDS encoding alpha/beta hydrolase: METHTVVGGGGTELCVGATGPPDAPPVVLVHGYSQSRLCWRSQFESDRLADLRLIAPDLRGHGDSQKPAGSDRYRDPDLWAADIQAVTDELTETAPVLVGWSYGGLVLSDYLAVAGTDDVAGLTLVGAISEKGTDAAAEVAGDAFAAMLDDLETRDAEESVAALGAFLDICVAEPLTPWERSFMLGYNAACPPRVREALQARTAVHEDTLRGLDVPVLLTHGTADQVVLPTATERHADLVPDAETSIYEGVGHSPFWEAPARFNRELRAFVDRC, from the coding sequence ATGGAAACCCACACGGTCGTCGGCGGGGGCGGGACGGAACTGTGCGTCGGCGCGACCGGCCCGCCCGACGCGCCACCGGTCGTTCTCGTCCACGGCTACTCCCAGTCGCGCCTCTGTTGGCGATCGCAGTTCGAGAGCGACCGGCTGGCCGATCTCCGGCTGATCGCCCCCGACCTGCGCGGTCACGGCGACTCGCAGAAGCCCGCGGGGAGCGACCGCTACCGCGACCCCGACCTGTGGGCCGCGGACATCCAGGCGGTGACCGACGAACTGACCGAGACGGCCCCGGTGCTGGTCGGGTGGTCGTACGGCGGACTCGTCCTCTCGGACTACCTCGCCGTGGCGGGGACCGACGACGTCGCGGGGCTCACCCTCGTCGGTGCCATCAGCGAGAAGGGCACCGACGCGGCCGCCGAGGTCGCGGGCGACGCCTTCGCCGCCATGCTCGACGACTTGGAGACGCGCGACGCCGAGGAGAGCGTCGCGGCCCTGGGTGCGTTCCTCGACATCTGCGTCGCCGAACCGTTGACGCCGTGGGAGCGCTCGTTCATGCTCGGCTACAACGCCGCCTGCCCGCCGCGGGTCCGGGAGGCGCTCCAGGCCCGCACCGCCGTCCACGAGGACACTCTCCGGGGTCTCGACGTGCCGGTCTTGCTCACCCACGGCACGGCGGACCAGGTGGTGTTGCCGACCGCGACCGAACGCCACGCCGATCTGGTGCCCGACGCCGAGACCTCGATCTACGAGGGCGTCGGCCACTCCCCCTTCTGGGAGGCTCCGGCGCGGTTCAACCGGGAACTGCGCGCGTTCGTGGACCGTTGTTGA
- a CDS encoding DUF7537 family lipoprotein, which yields MYPRRFVVLTVALLMLSAGCLGGGGAADAGDTADDAGSSGAEAGDSAGSSGSGVSAPEADGNDPADVAELERTSAEAALRAAGSFTSTWTYSGTDADGNGGEVGYTYYADLDGNRAHVLFSTSAGGQETTTGWERFSTGEMTYARYGSSEGSFYQAQEDDLDVVGDAVSHAGIYSHGDVDDLSYEGTEQYDGVTVERYELSEAQSMFWAVGDAASTGSNSDVDITEFEYVVLIDDDGLSRYESWSYTGTTSDGQTVNGMWEYSLTDVGSTSFDDPEWLAEAEAQAQQPQG from the coding sequence ATGTATCCGAGGAGATTCGTCGTTCTCACCGTGGCCCTGTTGATGCTGTCCGCCGGCTGTCTCGGCGGCGGTGGTGCAGCCGACGCCGGCGACACCGCTGACGACGCTGGCAGTTCGGGCGCTGAGGCGGGCGACTCGGCCGGGTCCAGCGGGAGCGGCGTCTCGGCGCCGGAAGCCGACGGCAACGACCCCGCGGACGTCGCCGAGCTGGAACGCACGAGCGCCGAGGCGGCGCTCCGCGCCGCGGGGAGTTTCACCTCCACGTGGACGTACAGCGGGACGGACGCCGACGGCAACGGCGGCGAGGTGGGCTACACCTACTACGCCGATCTCGACGGCAACCGGGCGCACGTGCTGTTCTCGACATCGGCAGGTGGCCAGGAGACGACGACCGGCTGGGAACGGTTCTCTACCGGTGAGATGACGTACGCGCGCTACGGATCGAGCGAGGGCTCGTTCTACCAGGCCCAGGAGGACGATCTCGACGTCGTCGGCGACGCCGTCTCTCACGCCGGGATCTACAGCCACGGCGACGTGGACGACCTCTCGTACGAGGGGACCGAACAGTACGACGGCGTGACGGTCGAGCGGTACGAACTCTCCGAGGCGCAGTCGATGTTCTGGGCGGTGGGCGACGCCGCGAGTACGGGTTCGAACTCCGACGTCGACATCACGGAGTTCGAGTACGTCGTCCTGATCGACGACGACGGGCTCTCGCGGTACGAATCGTGGTCGTACACCGGGACGACGTCCGACGGGCAGACCGTCAACGGCATGTGGGAGTACTCGCTGACGGACGTCGGGTCGACCTCGTTCGACGACCCCGAGTGGCTGGCCGAAGCCGAGGCGCAAGCGCAACAGCCGCAGGGCTGA